A region from the Mesorhizobium sp. J8 genome encodes:
- the phbB gene encoding acetoacetyl-CoA reductase, with protein sequence MSKVAIVTGGSRGIGAAISVALKNAGYSVAANYAGNDEAAQKFKAETGIPVYKWSVADYDACATGIKQVEADLGPVGVLVNNAGITRDAMFHKMTPAQWKEVIDTNLSGVFNMTHPLWTGMRDRKFGRIITISSINGQKGQAGQVNYSASKAGDIGFSKALAQEGARAGITVNVICPGYIATDMVKAIDEKVLNERIIPQIPVGRLGEPEEIARCVVFLASDEAGFITGSTITANGGQYFA encoded by the coding sequence ATGAGCAAGGTAGCAATCGTCACCGGCGGATCGCGCGGCATTGGTGCCGCAATATCGGTCGCCTTGAAGAACGCTGGCTATTCGGTCGCGGCCAATTATGCCGGCAATGACGAAGCGGCGCAGAAATTCAAGGCCGAGACCGGCATCCCGGTCTACAAATGGTCGGTCGCCGACTACGACGCCTGCGCCACCGGGATCAAGCAGGTCGAGGCCGATCTCGGTCCGGTCGGGGTTCTGGTCAACAATGCGGGCATCACCCGCGACGCCATGTTCCACAAGATGACGCCCGCGCAGTGGAAGGAAGTGATCGACACCAACCTCTCCGGCGTCTTCAACATGACGCATCCGTTGTGGACCGGCATGCGCGACCGCAAATTCGGCCGCATCATCACCATCTCTTCGATCAACGGCCAGAAAGGCCAAGCCGGCCAGGTCAACTATTCGGCCTCGAAGGCCGGCGATATCGGCTTCTCGAAGGCGCTCGCGCAAGAAGGGGCGCGTGCGGGCATCACCGTCAACGTCATCTGCCCGGGCTATATCGCCACCGACATGGTCAAGGCGATCGACGAGAAGGTGCTCAACGAGCGCATCATCCCACAGATCCCGGTCGGTCGTCTCGGCGAACCGGAAGAGATCGCGCGCTGCGTCGTCTTCCTGGCTTCCGACGAGGCCGGTTTCATCACCGGCTCGACCATCACCGCCAATGGCGGCCAGTACTTCGCCTGA
- a CDS encoding amino acid ABC transporter substrate-binding protein, whose product MKWLKPLLIAGTLQVLAITAGHAGANLDQIKQAGVFKVGTEGTYAPFTYHDESNALVGFDVEIAKAIGDKLGVKVEFLEGKWDGLIAGLDANRYDAVINEVGITDARKAKYDFSDPYIASKAVLIVRGDNTDIKTFADLKGKKSAQSLTSNFGKLAEKNGAELVGTDGFDQSIQLLLTGRADATINDSLSFLDFKKHKPDANVKIAAQEENADYSGVIVRKGDPELVAAINKALADIKADGTYQKIADKYFGQDVSK is encoded by the coding sequence ATGAAATGGCTTAAACCGCTCCTTATCGCCGGAACGCTGCAGGTTCTGGCGATCACCGCCGGCCATGCCGGCGCCAATCTCGACCAGATCAAGCAGGCCGGGGTGTTCAAGGTCGGTACTGAAGGCACCTACGCGCCCTTCACCTATCACGACGAGTCCAACGCGCTGGTCGGCTTCGACGTCGAGATCGCCAAGGCCATCGGCGACAAGCTCGGCGTCAAGGTCGAGTTCCTCGAAGGCAAGTGGGACGGGCTGATCGCCGGCCTCGACGCCAACCGCTACGACGCCGTCATCAACGAGGTCGGCATCACCGATGCCCGTAAGGCCAAGTATGATTTCTCCGATCCCTACATCGCCTCGAAGGCGGTGCTGATCGTGCGCGGTGACAACACCGACATCAAGACCTTCGCCGATCTCAAGGGCAAGAAGTCGGCGCAGTCGCTGACCTCGAACTTCGGCAAGCTCGCCGAGAAGAACGGCGCCGAGCTCGTCGGCACCGATGGCTTCGACCAGTCGATCCAGCTTCTGCTCACCGGCCGCGCCGACGCCACCATAAACGACAGCCTGTCCTTCCTCGACTTCAAGAAGCACAAGCCGGACGCCAATGTGAAGATCGCCGCGCAGGAAGAGAATGCCGACTATTCCGGCGTCATCGTGCGCAAGGGCGATCCGGAGCTGGTCGCCGCCATCAACAAGGCGCTGGCCGACATCAAGGCCGACGGCACCTATCAGAAGATCGCCGACAAATATTTCGGCCAGGACGTTTCGAAATAA
- a CDS encoding RNA-binding S4 domain-containing protein produces MVGEGRQRIDKWLFFSRAVKSRSLAAKVVVAGRVRINRDKAAQASDLVKPGDVLTITLEGRILVWKVVNCGTRRGPADEARLLYEDMSPAPTPKGGAVPDAIPALREAGSGRPTKRERRQTDRLLGDD; encoded by the coding sequence ATGGTTGGAGAAGGCCGCCAGCGCATCGACAAATGGCTGTTCTTCTCGCGCGCGGTGAAATCGCGCTCGCTGGCGGCGAAGGTGGTCGTCGCCGGGCGTGTGCGCATCAATCGCGACAAAGCAGCGCAGGCCTCGGATCTGGTCAAGCCCGGCGACGTGCTGACCATCACGCTCGAGGGCCGCATTCTGGTCTGGAAGGTGGTGAATTGCGGCACGCGGCGCGGACCGGCCGACGAGGCGCGGCTGCTCTATGAGGACATGTCGCCGGCGCCGACACCCAAAGGCGGGGCGGTTCCGGACGCCATTCCGGCGCTGCGCGAGGCCGGTAGCGGCCGCCCGACCAAGCGCGAGCGGCGGCAAACCGACCGTCTGCTCGGCGATGATTGA
- the fdxA gene encoding ferredoxin FdxA, with amino-acid sequence MTYVVTDNCIKCKYMDCIEVCPVDCFYEGENMLVIHPDECIDCGVCEPECPADAIKPDTEGGLDKWLQINAEYAEKWPNITAKKEPPADAKTFDGETGKFEKYFSAEPGEGD; translated from the coding sequence ATGACCTATGTCGTGACCGATAATTGCATCAAATGCAAATATATGGACTGCATCGAGGTCTGTCCGGTCGACTGTTTCTACGAGGGCGAGAACATGCTCGTCATTCATCCCGACGAGTGCATCGACTGTGGCGTGTGCGAGCCCGAATGCCCGGCCGACGCAATCAAGCCGGACACCGAGGGCGGCCTCGACAAATGGTTGCAGATCAACGCCGAATACGCCGAGAAATGGCCCAACATCACCGCCAAGAAAGAGCCGCCGGCGGATGCCAAGACCTTCGACGGCGAGACCGGAAAATTCGAGAAATATTTTTCGGCGGAGCCTGGCGAGGGCGATTGA
- a CDS encoding RNA polymerase factor sigma-32 — translation MIEDAAGRTLVRAAMRAPYLERDEEHVLALRWKEENDQHALHRITVAHMRLVISMASKFRHYGLPLGDLIQEGHVGLLEAAARFEPAREVRFSTYATWWIRASMQDYILRNWSIVRGGTSSAQKALFFNLRRLRARLANGTEPISNASLYREVSAALGVPEADVAMMDSRLSSPDSSLNAPLADENGAAERMDFLVSEDPLPDEIVGERIDVQRRAVWLKSALGALNARELRIIEERRLSDDGATLESLGEQLGISKERVRQIEARAMEKLKLALVKQNPEFLAEAA, via the coding sequence ATGATCGAGGACGCGGCAGGACGGACACTGGTCCGGGCGGCAATGAGGGCTCCCTATCTCGAGCGCGACGAGGAGCATGTGCTTGCGCTCCGCTGGAAGGAAGAGAACGACCAGCACGCGCTGCACAGGATCACCGTCGCCCATATGCGCCTGGTCATCTCTATGGCCTCGAAATTCCGCCATTACGGCCTGCCGCTCGGCGATTTGATCCAGGAAGGCCATGTCGGCCTGCTCGAGGCGGCGGCCCGCTTCGAGCCCGCGCGCGAAGTGCGCTTCTCGACCTATGCCACCTGGTGGATCCGCGCCTCTATGCAGGACTATATTCTGCGCAACTGGTCGATCGTGCGCGGCGGCACCAGCTCGGCGCAGAAGGCGCTCTTCTTCAACCTCAGGCGCTTGCGCGCCCGGCTTGCCAATGGGACCGAGCCGATTTCCAACGCCTCGCTCTACCGCGAGGTTTCGGCGGCGCTCGGCGTTCCGGAAGCCGACGTGGCGATGATGGATTCGCGCCTGTCCTCGCCCGACAGCTCGCTCAACGCGCCTTTGGCCGACGAGAACGGCGCCGCCGAGCGGATGGATTTCCTGGTCTCCGAAGATCCGCTTCCCGACGAGATCGTCGGCGAAAGAATCGATGTCCAGCGCCGGGCCGTCTGGCTGAAGAGCGCGCTCGGCGCGCTCAACGCCCGCGAGCTTCGCATCATCGAGGAGCGCAGGTTGAGCGATGACGGCGCCACGCTGGAATCGCTTGGCGAACAGCTCGGCATCTCCAAGGAGCGCGTCCGCCAGATCGAGGCCCGCGCCATGGAAAAGCTGAAGCTGGCCCTGGTGAAACAGAACCCGGAATTTTTGGCGGAGGCCGCCTGA
- a CDS encoding acetyl-CoA C-acetyltransferase, with the protein MSASNSIVVASAARTAVGSFNGSFAATPAHELGAVVIRELLARAKVEAAEVDEVILGQVLTAAQGQNPARQASINAGLPKETTAWGLNQVCGSGLRAIALGMQQIATGDAKVIVAGGQESMSLSPHAEHLRAGVKMGDYKMIDTMIKDGLWDAFNGYHMGNTAENVARQFQITRETQDEFALASQNKAEAAQKAGKFKDEIVAFTIKGKKGDTIVDQDEYIRHGATLDAMTKLKPAFDKDGTVTAANASGINDGAAGALLMTEAEAARRGITPLVRIASWATAGVDPAIMGTGPIPASKRALEKAGWSVKDLDLVEANEAFAAQACAVNQGMGWDPSIVNVNGGAIAIGHPIGASGARIFNTLVYEMRRRSAKKGLATLCIGGGMGVAMCVEAL; encoded by the coding sequence ATGTCCGCTTCCAATTCAATCGTCGTCGCCAGCGCCGCCCGCACCGCGGTCGGCTCCTTCAACGGCAGCTTCGCCGCCACGCCCGCGCATGAGCTCGGCGCCGTCGTCATCAGGGAACTCCTGGCGCGCGCGAAGGTCGAGGCGGCGGAAGTCGACGAGGTTATTCTCGGCCAGGTGCTGACCGCCGCCCAGGGGCAGAACCCGGCCCGCCAGGCCTCGATCAATGCCGGCCTGCCGAAGGAGACCACCGCCTGGGGCCTCAACCAGGTTTGCGGCTCGGGCCTGCGCGCGATTGCGCTCGGCATGCAGCAGATCGCCACAGGCGACGCCAAGGTGATCGTCGCCGGCGGCCAGGAATCGATGTCGCTGTCGCCGCACGCCGAGCATCTGCGCGCCGGCGTCAAGATGGGCGACTACAAGATGATCGACACCATGATCAAGGACGGCCTGTGGGATGCCTTCAACGGCTACCATATGGGCAACACCGCCGAGAACGTCGCCCGCCAGTTCCAGATCACCCGCGAAACCCAGGACGAGTTCGCGCTGGCCTCGCAGAACAAAGCCGAGGCCGCGCAGAAGGCCGGCAAATTCAAGGACGAGATCGTCGCCTTCACCATCAAGGGCAAGAAGGGCGACACCATCGTCGACCAGGACGAGTATATCCGCCATGGCGCGACGCTCGACGCCATGACCAAGCTAAAGCCCGCTTTCGACAAGGACGGCACGGTCACTGCCGCCAATGCGTCCGGCATCAATGACGGCGCCGCCGGCGCCCTGCTGATGACCGAGGCGGAGGCCGCCCGCCGCGGCATCACCCCGCTCGTGCGCATCGCCTCCTGGGCGACCGCCGGCGTCGATCCGGCGATCATGGGCACGGGTCCGATCCCTGCCTCGAAGCGAGCGCTGGAAAAGGCAGGCTGGTCGGTGAAGGATCTCGATCTCGTCGAGGCCAATGAAGCTTTCGCCGCGCAGGCCTGCGCGGTCAATCAGGGCATGGGTTGGGACCCCTCGATCGTCAACGTCAACGGCGGCGCCATCGCCATCGGCCATCCGATCGGCGCTTCGGGCGCCCGCATCTTCAACACGCTGGTCTACGAGATGCGCCGCAGAAGCGCCAAGAAGGGGCTTGCCACGCTGTGCATCGGCGGCGGCATGGGTGTTGCCATGTGCGTGGAAGCGCTCTGA
- a CDS encoding CarD family transcriptional regulator — protein MATITPQKKSNAARHGFKTGEFIVYPAHGVGQIVAIEEQEVAGHKLELFVIDFQKDKMRLKVPVAKATSIGMRKLSEEDYVDRALKVVQGRARIKRTMWSRRAQEYDAKINSGDLISISEVVRDLYRADNQPEQSYSERQLYEAALDRMAREIAAVNRMSETEAVRLIEVNLNKGPKRGAKADNEEAEQEEAA, from the coding sequence ATGGCAACGATCACCCCGCAGAAGAAGTCCAACGCGGCTCGCCACGGGTTCAAGACTGGCGAGTTCATCGTCTATCCGGCGCATGGCGTCGGCCAGATCGTGGCGATCGAAGAGCAGGAAGTTGCGGGTCACAAGCTGGAACTGTTCGTCATCGATTTCCAGAAGGACAAGATGCGGCTCAAGGTTCCGGTCGCCAAGGCGACCTCGATCGGCATGCGCAAGCTGTCGGAAGAGGACTATGTCGATCGCGCGCTGAAGGTCGTGCAGGGCCGCGCCCGCATCAAGCGCACCATGTGGTCGCGCCGCGCGCAGGAATATGACGCCAAGATCAATTCCGGCGACCTGATCTCGATCTCGGAAGTGGTGCGCGACCTCTACCGCGCCGACAACCAGCCGGAGCAGTCTTATTCCGAGCGTCAGCTCTACGAAGCCGCGCTCGACCGCATGGCCCGCGAGATCGCTGCGGTGAACCGCATGTCGGAGACCGAGGCGGTGCGCCTCATCGAGGTCAACCTCAACAAGGGTCCGAAGCGCGGCGCCAAGGCCGACAACGAGGAAGCCGAGCAGGAAGAGGCTGCCTGA
- a CDS encoding ABC transporter permease subunit (The N-terminal region of this protein, as described by TIGR01726, is a three transmembrane segment that identifies a subfamily of ABC transporter permease subunits, which specificities that include histidine, arginine, glutamine, glutamate, L-cystine (sic), the opines (in Agrobacterium) octopine and nopaline, etc.), translated as MPHWLQLMLESLPTLLWAALIFTVPLTLLSFALGLIAGLVTALIRLFGPRPLVALVRFYVWIFRGTPLLVQLFLIFYGLPSVGILLDAFPAALIGFTLNIGAYTSEIIRAVIGSVPKGQWEASYSIGMTWSQAMRRTILPQAGRVAVPPLSNTFISLVKDTSLAAAITVPEMFQAAQRIVATTYEPLILYVEAAALYLVMSSVLSALQARLEVRLNRYGGFLEANA; from the coding sequence GTGCCGCACTGGCTGCAATTGATGCTGGAATCGTTGCCGACGCTGTTATGGGCGGCGCTGATCTTCACCGTGCCGCTGACGCTTTTGTCCTTCGCGCTCGGACTCATCGCCGGGCTGGTGACGGCGCTGATCCGGCTGTTCGGCCCGAGGCCGCTGGTCGCGCTGGTGCGATTCTATGTCTGGATCTTTCGCGGCACGCCGCTTCTGGTGCAGCTCTTCCTGATCTTCTACGGGTTGCCCTCGGTCGGCATCCTGCTCGATGCTTTTCCCGCCGCGCTGATCGGCTTCACGCTCAACATCGGCGCCTACACCTCCGAGATCATCCGCGCCGTCATCGGCTCGGTGCCGAAGGGGCAGTGGGAAGCGTCCTATTCGATCGGCATGACCTGGAGCCAAGCGATGCGGCGCACCATCCTGCCGCAAGCCGGCCGCGTCGCGGTGCCACCGCTTTCCAACACCTTCATCTCGCTGGTCAAGGACACCTCGCTGGCGGCCGCCATCACAGTGCCCGAAATGTTCCAGGCCGCGCAGCGCATCGTCGCCACCACCTATGAGCCGCTGATCCTCTATGTCGAGGCGGCCGCGCTCTATCTCGTAATGAGCTCGGTGCTGTCGGCGCTGCAGGCGCGGCTGGAGGTGCGGCTCAACCGCTATGGCGGGTTCCTGGAGGCCAACGCATGA
- a CDS encoding amino acid ABC transporter ATP-binding protein, which translates to MIGLTDIEKRFGDNLVLKGVTVSLDEGSVTALVGPSGGGKSTLLRCINLLEIPTSGSLRIGDETLAFHPGIKVPARDIQRIRLQTGMVFQNFQLFPHRTAVENVMEGLVTVLKWPEPRARERAMALLEKVGMAHKADAWPATLSGGQQQRVAIARALAPSPRVLLCDEPTSALDPELAQEVVDVLGQLAREGTTMVMATHDLRLASKIAQEVVFLDAGAIVEKGPASVVFDNPERERTKRFIASLRQEEAQKESGG; encoded by the coding sequence ATGATCGGCCTCACCGACATCGAAAAGCGCTTCGGCGACAATCTGGTTCTGAAGGGCGTCACGGTCAGCCTCGACGAGGGCAGCGTGACGGCGCTGGTCGGCCCTTCGGGCGGCGGCAAAAGCACGCTCCTGCGCTGCATCAACCTCTTGGAGATCCCGACCTCCGGTTCCTTGCGCATCGGCGACGAGACGCTGGCGTTCCATCCCGGCATCAAGGTGCCGGCCAGGGACATCCAGCGCATCCGCCTGCAGACCGGCATGGTGTTCCAGAATTTCCAGCTCTTTCCGCATCGCACGGCGGTCGAGAATGTCATGGAAGGGCTGGTGACGGTGCTGAAATGGCCCGAGCCGAGGGCGCGCGAGCGGGCGATGGCGCTGCTCGAAAAAGTCGGCATGGCGCACAAGGCCGACGCCTGGCCGGCGACGCTGTCCGGCGGCCAGCAGCAGCGCGTGGCGATCGCCCGGGCGCTGGCGCCATCGCCGCGTGTTTTGCTCTGCGACGAGCCGACCTCGGCGCTCGATCCGGAACTGGCGCAGGAAGTGGTCGACGTGCTCGGGCAGTTGGCCCGCGAAGGCACCACCATGGTGATGGCCACGCATGATCTGAGGCTCGCCTCCAAGATCGCGCAGGAGGTTGTCTTCCTCGATGCCGGCGCGATCGTCGAGAAGGGGCCGGCCTCGGTCGTGTTCGACAATCCGGAGCGCGAGCGTACGAAACGCTTCATCGCCTCGCTGCGGCAGGAGGAAGCACAGAAGGAATCTGGCGGCTGA
- a CDS encoding helicase-related protein, which translates to MNIQPKHSQPLILSGRDVTAVLGPTNTGKTHLAIERMVAHETGIIGLPLRLLAREVYSRVCEKVGANKVALITGEEKIVPAGAKYSVCTVEAMPRETDAAFVAIDEVQLAGDLERGHIFTDRILHLRGRQETLLLGAATMHGILQRLLKGVSVVTRPRLSHLAYAGSKKLTRLPRRTAIVAFSADEVYAIAELIRRQQGGAAVVLGALSPRTRNAQVEIFQSGDVDYLVATDAIGMGLNLDLDHVAFAQNRKFDGYQYRNLTAAELGQIAGRAGRHLRDGTFGVTGQVDPFDEELVAKIEAHDFDPVKVLQWRTADFDFSSLDALKRSIEANAPVEGLTRALPAVDAQALEHLSRDGDIRDLVTGKERVALLWEACALPDYRKIAPAQHADLIASIYMDLARHGHVDENYMAEQVRRADTTDGDIDTLSHRIAQIRTWTFVSNRPGWLADQLHWQEKTREIEDRLSDALHERLTKRFVDRRTSVLMRRLRENTMPEAEISPTGTVLVEGHHVGELQGFRFTADQSAGGEDAKAVRTAAQKALAAEFDARAERFAACANGDLALGSDGILRWIGAPIGTLVAGEDALKPRLVLLADEQLTGPARDKVAARAERFVNFQIEQLLKPLVDLKNADQITGIARGLAFQLVEHFGLINRRDIAEEMKSLDQEGRAALRRLGVRFGAYHVFVPALIKPAPAGLVTLLWALKNDGKDKPGFGDVVHALASGRTSVVIDPAFDKTFYKLAGYRNLGRRAVRVDILERLADLIRPATNWKPGLGQRPDGAYDGHAFMVTPPMMSILGATADDMEEILKGLGYRSEAKPAAEVKAKLDALDDAAREQAAAKLAAEEAARAAQAAAAEVVTTDTAAETSAEGSEPTTVEPVAEAPAEAVAEAAAAPAAGEPAKALSEVAEEAHPAEDTVALEATETTEAPASPSMGEAAARSGAAGGDGAGDTDTDTVGTPAAAPALRADAPLEGEGKAGETPAEAEEPKPVLLWRQARFDHQRPRHRHDNRRDNRPRGGQPAREAGAGGQPGDKPAHEGHRDGAGKPRFDRSKFKPRPDAGDRREGRPQGERPDRHEGGRREGRPDWKGNRQDGKGNAQSGRNPPGGKPAFQSKPREERPQRFDPDSPFAKLAALRDQLKK; encoded by the coding sequence ATGAACATCCAGCCGAAACACTCCCAGCCGCTGATCCTTTCGGGCCGCGACGTCACGGCCGTGCTGGGCCCCACCAACACCGGCAAGACCCATCTCGCCATCGAGCGCATGGTGGCGCACGAGACCGGCATCATCGGCCTGCCGCTGAGGCTGCTTGCCCGCGAGGTCTATTCGCGCGTCTGCGAGAAGGTCGGCGCCAACAAGGTGGCGCTGATCACCGGTGAGGAGAAGATCGTGCCTGCCGGCGCGAAATATTCGGTCTGCACCGTCGAGGCGATGCCGCGCGAGACCGACGCCGCCTTCGTCGCCATCGACGAGGTGCAGCTCGCCGGCGATCTTGAGCGCGGCCATATCTTCACCGACCGCATCCTGCATCTGCGCGGCCGCCAGGAGACGCTGCTCCTGGGCGCGGCCACCATGCATGGCATCCTGCAGCGCCTGCTGAAGGGCGTGTCGGTAGTGACGCGGCCCAGGCTGTCGCATCTCGCCTATGCCGGGTCGAAGAAGCTCACCCGGCTGCCGCGGCGCACGGCGATCGTCGCTTTCTCCGCCGACGAGGTCTATGCCATCGCCGAGCTGATCCGACGCCAGCAGGGGGGTGCGGCCGTCGTGCTCGGCGCGCTCTCGCCGCGCACCCGCAACGCGCAGGTGGAAATCTTCCAGTCGGGCGATGTCGATTATCTCGTCGCCACCGACGCCATCGGCATGGGCCTGAACCTCGACCTCGACCATGTCGCTTTCGCCCAGAACCGCAAGTTCGACGGCTATCAATATCGCAACCTGACCGCCGCCGAGCTCGGCCAGATCGCCGGCCGCGCCGGCCGGCATCTGCGCGACGGCACGTTCGGCGTCACCGGCCAGGTCGATCCGTTCGACGAGGAACTGGTCGCCAAGATCGAGGCGCATGATTTCGACCCGGTTAAGGTGCTGCAATGGCGCACCGCCGATTTCGACTTTTCCAGCCTCGACGCGCTGAAGCGCTCGATCGAGGCCAATGCGCCGGTCGAAGGGCTGACCCGCGCGCTGCCGGCGGTGGACGCGCAGGCGCTGGAGCATTTGTCGCGCGATGGCGACATCCGTGATTTGGTAACCGGCAAGGAGCGCGTGGCGCTGCTTTGGGAGGCCTGCGCGCTGCCCGACTACCGCAAGATCGCGCCGGCGCAGCACGCCGACCTCATCGCCTCCATCTATATGGACCTTGCGCGCCACGGCCATGTCGATGAGAATTACATGGCCGAGCAGGTGCGGCGCGCCGACACGACGGACGGCGATATCGACACGCTCTCGCACCGGATCGCGCAGATCCGCACCTGGACTTTCGTCTCCAACAGGCCAGGCTGGCTGGCCGATCAGCTACACTGGCAGGAAAAGACGCGCGAAATCGAAGACAGATTGTCGGATGCGCTGCATGAGCGGTTGACGAAACGCTTCGTAGACCGCAGGACTTCCGTCCTCATGCGGCGCCTTAGAGAAAATACCATGCCTGAAGCCGAAATCAGCCCTACCGGAACCGTCCTCGTCGAAGGCCATCATGTCGGCGAGTTGCAAGGGTTCCGCTTCACCGCCGACCAGAGCGCCGGCGGCGAGGACGCCAAGGCGGTGCGCACCGCCGCCCAGAAGGCGCTCGCGGCCGAGTTCGACGCGCGTGCCGAACGCTTTGCCGCCTGCGCCAATGGCGACCTGGCTTTGGGCTCGGATGGCATCCTGCGCTGGATCGGCGCACCGATCGGCACGTTGGTCGCCGGCGAGGACGCGCTGAAGCCGCGCCTGGTCCTGCTTGCCGATGAGCAACTGACCGGCCCTGCCCGCGACAAGGTCGCGGCACGGGCCGAGCGTTTCGTCAATTTCCAGATCGAACAGCTTTTGAAGCCGCTGGTCGACTTGAAGAATGCCGACCAGATCACCGGCATCGCGCGCGGCCTCGCCTTCCAGCTGGTCGAGCATTTCGGGCTGATCAACCGCCGCGACATCGCGGAGGAGATGAAGTCGCTCGACCAGGAGGGCCGCGCGGCGCTCCGCCGCCTCGGCGTGCGCTTCGGCGCCTATCACGTCTTTGTGCCTGCCCTGATCAAGCCGGCTCCGGCCGGACTGGTGACGCTGCTGTGGGCGCTGAAGAACGACGGCAAGGACAAGCCGGGCTTCGGCGACGTGGTGCATGCGCTGGCCTCCGGCCGCACCTCGGTGGTCATCGACCCGGCCTTCGACAAGACCTTCTACAAGCTCGCCGGCTACCGTAATCTCGGCCGCCGCGCGGTGCGCGTCGACATCCTCGAGCGGCTTGCCGACCTCATTCGCCCCGCGACCAACTGGAAACCCGGCCTCGGCCAGCGTCCGGACGGTGCCTATGACGGCCACGCCTTCATGGTGACGCCACCGATGATGTCGATCCTCGGTGCCACGGCTGACGACATGGAAGAGATCCTGAAGGGTCTCGGCTATCGCTCCGAGGCCAAGCCGGCCGCCGAGGTGAAGGCGAAGCTCGACGCGCTGGACGATGCCGCCCGTGAGCAGGCAGCGGCCAAGCTCGCCGCGGAAGAGGCGGCGCGCGCCGCGCAGGCGGCGGCGGCTGAAGTTGTAACGACGGACACGGCTGCCGAGACATCGGCCGAGGGCTCGGAGCCGACCACCGTCGAACCCGTAGCCGAAGCTCCGGCTGAAGCCGTCGCGGAAGCGGCAGCGGCACCTGCCGCGGGAGAGCCGGCGAAAGCTTTGTCCGAGGTGGCGGAAGAGGCTCATCCTGCAGAGGACACTGTAGCTCTTGAGGCGACCGAGACCACCGAGGCGCCTGCCTCCCCCTCAATGGGGGAGGCCGCGGCGCGAAGCGGCGCGGCTGGGGGTGACGGCGCCGGCGACACAGACACCGATACGGTTGGCACTCCCGCCGCCGCCCCGGCGCTGCGCGCCGACGCCCCCCTCGAGGGAGAGGGCAAGGCTGGCGAAACCCCGGCCGAGGCTGAAGAGCCGAAGCCTGTCCTTTTGTGGCGCCAGGCGCGTTTCGACCATCAACGCCCGCGTCACCGTCATGACAACCGGCGCGACAATCGTCCGCGCGGCGGACAGCCCGCACGCGAGGCCGGCGCCGGCGGCCAGCCTGGCGACAAGCCGGCGCATGAAGGCCACCGCGATGGCGCCGGCAAGCCGCGCTTCGACCGCTCGAAGTTCAAGCCGAGGCCGGATGCAGGCGACCGGCGCGAAGGCAGGCCGCAGGGCGAGCGCCCGGATCGCCACGAAGGAGGTCGTCGCGAGGGCCGGCCCGACTGGAAGGGCAACAGGCAGGACGGCAAGGGCAACGCTCAGAGCGGTCGCAACCCTCCTGGCGGCAAGCCGGCCTTCCAGAGTAAGCCACGCGAGGAACGCCCGCAGCGCTTCGACCCGGATTCGCCTTTCGCCAAGCTCGCCGCCTTGCGCGACCAGCTGAAGAAATAG
- the phaR gene encoding polyhydroxyalkanoate synthesis repressor PhaR, with product MAAKDDPIVIKKYANRRLYNTGTSTYVTLEDLAEMVKKGEEFTVQDAKTGDDITHPVLTQIIFELENKDGQNMLPIPFLRQLISFYGDQMQMIVPSFLEQSMIAFSKEQERFREQLKGAFGKTPMDMMKTPMKALEEQTRRNVEMFQNAMRMFTPFPSAGGNAAAPAEPPKKEEKSDDLQELKAQIAAMQRKLDTMS from the coding sequence ATGGCCGCAAAAGACGACCCGATCGTCATCAAGAAATATGCCAATCGCCGGCTCTACAATACCGGCACCAGCACCTATGTGACGCTCGAGGACTTGGCCGAGATGGTCAAGAAGGGCGAGGAGTTCACGGTCCAGGACGCAAAGACCGGCGACGACATCACCCATCCGGTGCTGACGCAGATCATCTTCGAGCTGGAGAACAAGGATGGGCAGAACATGCTGCCGATCCCGTTCCTGCGCCAGCTCATCTCCTTCTACGGCGACCAGATGCAGATGATCGTGCCGAGCTTCCTCGAACAGTCGATGATCGCCTTCTCAAAGGAACAGGAGCGGTTTCGCGAGCAGCTCAAAGGCGCCTTCGGCAAGACGCCGATGGACATGATGAAGACGCCGATGAAGGCGCTCGAGGAGCAGACGCGACGCAATGTCGAGATGTTCCAGAACGCCATGCGCATGTTCACGCCGTTTCCGTCCGCCGGCGGCAATGCCGCGGCGCCCGCCGAGCCGCCGAAGAAGGAAGAGAAATCCGACGATCTGCAGGAACTGAAGGCGCAGATCGCGGCCATGCAGCGCAAGCTCGACACAATGTCTTAG